GCACCGGGCTGAAGAACATCATCCACGGCGACTGCGGATCCAACATCTTGTTGCGCATCATGTACTGCACCACGAGCCCGAGGACGCTGCCGATGACGGCCATGCCCAGGCTCCAGCGGAGCAGCTTGCGGAAGAACGCCAGGTGCTGGGGCGCGTCGTGGAAGAGGCGCCGCCGCCCGGCCATGAGCCCGAGCAGGAAGCGCCCGAGGATGGGAAGCAGGAAGCCCGCGAGACCCGGGAGGAACTGGCCGAAGAAGTGACGGGCGTTGGCGCGCACCATCTCCACGTAGGTGCCGCTCGAGAAAGCCTTCATCGTCTCGGCCCGGAGCTGGTTGCCGCGCTCCATGGCCGCCTTGGCCGCCTCGGGCCCCGCCTCCGCTCCACCGCTCAGGAGCATGGGCACGTACTTCATGGCGGCGTTCACCACGGGGATGGAGAGGAAGATGAGCAGGGCGGCCCAGATGAGCAGCGTCTTGTCCTGGCGCTCGCGGAACAGCAGCAGCGCGAAGCCGATGGCCGCGTAGGTGGTGAGGATGTCGCCGAGCCACAGCCCGAACAGGTGCACGCAACCGATGAGGAACATCATCACCAGCCGCCGCATGTAGAGCGGGGTGATGGCGGCGCCACGCGCCTCGGCCCTCATCATCTGCACCGAGAAGCCCAGGCCGAAGAGGAACGAGAAGATGGTGATGAACTTGCCGTTGACGAGCATCCCCATGGCGTACATGAGGGTGTGGTCCACCCAGGTGGCCGAGGCCATGGCGGCCTCGATCTGCGGGCGCGTCATGTAGGCGCGGCCGGAGAACCACATGTGGACGTTGGACACGAAGACGCCGCACAGCGCGAAGCCGCGCAGCACGTCGAGCAGGGCGAGCCGCTCGCTGGCGTCGACGGGGCGGGCTTCGGCCTGCGGAGCGGGTGGAGCAGAGGGCGGTTGGCTCATGGCAGGAAAAGACATGCCGAACTTGTGCCAGCCCGCTCCTATTCCCAGCAGGCAGGAGACCGCCGGGACCGAGGGTCCCACCCTGTCCGTATCCGGACAGCGCTGTTCCATATCCGGACAACCCCGCCCCCGCGGTGGCGATGTGGACAGGGGCTGCGGCTTCCGATTGCGTCATGTACGCGGGAGTCGTTAAAGCTGCGGCGACATGGCCACCAGCCTCCTCGACACCATTCGCGTCCTCGCCTCCTTCGACCCGCCCCGTGGCTCGCTGCGGGGTGCTCCCTGGGAGGAGTACGTGGACTGGGCCATCGCCCAGGGCCTGGCGCCGCTGGCCTCCTACAACCTCCAGTACCGCATGCCCGGAGCGGATGCGCCGGAGTGGGTGCGGGACCAGTTGCTGAGCATCTACTCGGGCTCGGTCAACGACAACGTGATGAAGCTCGTCAACTTCAAGCGCTGCGTGGACGAGCTGGAGGGCCGCAAGCTGCTTCTCATCGGAGCGGCGGCCTTCGCCGACACGCTCTACCCGCACGTGGCCTTCCGCCCCGTGCTGGAAATCCAGATGCTGCTGCGGCGCATGGACGTGGATGGCTTCGCCGGCTACCTCGCCCAGCACGAGTTCCGCCCCGAGCCCGAGGCGCCGGCCCATGGCGCCGTCAAGGTGCTGTCCGATGGCCGCACCGCCATCCACCTCTACGCCGATGTGCTCGGCACCGCGGGCCGTGCCGAGGTGCAGGGCATCTTCGAGCGCGCCAAGCCCATGAAGATGTACGGCCCGTCCCTGTTCCGCCCGGACCTGGAGGACGCGGTGCTGCTGGTGTGCCTGGAGCAGGCGCGCGAGGGCTACCAGGTGCCCTGGCTGTCCTTCGTGGACCTGCGCGAGCTGATGACGGGGGCGAAGGCGATGGGCGGTGTCTACTCGCGCCCCGTGGACGTGGCGGTGCTGCTGGAGCGGGCGAAGGCGTGGAAGCTGGAGCGCGCCCTCTACACCTCGCTGTCCATCGTGGCGGGGCTCTTCCCCGAGACGGCCGAGGCGCTCAAGCCGGCCCTGCCGCCGCTGCGCCGCGCCACGCGTGAGCTGCTGGAGCGCCTGGTCGTCCAGCCGGCGAGCGTGCCGGGGAAGATGAGCCATGTGCGGGGCTCGGAGCGTTTGCGCCGGTTGCTGACCGGGCAGTGAGACGAGGGGCCGGGTGCCACTCGCCCCTTCCCCCCCGAGGCCACTCCCGGGTAAGAGCGTACCCGGCTGCTGAAAGCCAGGACGCTCATGCACATCGCCATCATTGGAACCGGTTACGTGGGACTGGTCGCGGGCACCTGCTTCGCGGACTCGGGCAACGACGTCGTCTGCGTGGATATCGACGCGCGGAAGATCGCCCAGCTGCAAGCGGGGGAGATTCCCATCTACGAGCCGGGGCTCGAGGAGCTCATCCGCAAGAACACGCGGGATCAGCGGTTGAGCTTCACCACGGAGCTGGCGCCGGCGGTGGCGCGCTCGCAGGTGGTGTTCATCGCGGTGGGCACGCCCGAGGGCGAGAGCGGTGAGGCGGACCTCCAGTACGTGCTGGCGGCGGCGGAGCAGGTGGGCCGGGCCATGCGGCAGTACACGGTGGTGGTGGACAAGAGCACCGTGCCGGTGGGCACCGCCGACAAGGTGCGCGAGGTCCTCGCCCGCGTATCGGAGGTGGAGTTCGACGTCGTCTCCAACCCCGAGTTCCTCAAGGAAGGCGCGGCGCTGGACGACTTCCTCAAGCCGGACCGCGTGGTGATTGGCGCCGAGTCCGAGCGGGCGCGCAAGGTGATGGGGCAGCTGTACGCGCCGTTCGTGCGCACGGAGAACCCCATCCTCTACATGGACACGCGCTCGGCCGAGCTGACGAAGTACGCGGCCAACGCGATGCTGGCCACGCGCATCTCGTTCATGAACGACATGGCCGCGCTGTGCGAGCGCGTGGGCGCGGACGTGGACTTCGTGCGCAAGGGCATGGGCGCGGACAAGCGCATCGGCTATCCGTTCCTCTTCCCGGGCGTGGGCTACGGCGGCAGCTGCTTCCCCAAGGACGTGAAGGCGCTGGTGGCCAAGGGCCGCGAGCTGGGGATGGAGCTGGACTTGCTGCGCGCGGTGGAGCGCACCAACGAGCGGCAGAAGAAGCTGCTGGTGCAGAAGGCGCTGAAGCACTTCGGCTCGCTGGAGGGGCGCACGTTCGCGGTGTGGGGCCTGGCCTTCAAGCCCAAGACGGACGACATGCGCGAGGCGCCGTCGGTGGAGGTCATCGAGGGCCTGCTGGCCAAGGGCGCGAAGGTGGCGGCGCATGATCCGGTGGCCGAGCGCACCGCGCGCCGCGTGCTGGGAGACCGCATCCGCTACACGACCGTGCCCTACGAGGCGCTGGAGGGCGCGGACGCGCTCTTCGTCGTCACGGAGTGGAACGAGTTCCGCCACCCGGACTTCGAGCGCATGAAGGCGCTGATGAAGAGCCCGGTCATCTTCGACGGCCGCAACATCTACGATCCGGCGCGGATGCGCGAGCTGGGCTTCACGTACATGGGCCTGGGCCGCAAGTAGGGGTCTCCGGGAGGACGCGGTAGTATCCCGGCATGCCTCGCGGGGGAGCAGAACCTTCCAGACAGTGCCTGGACATCGAGATCGACCGATCGGGCGATGAGTTCCAGGTGAAGGCCATGGGCAGCCGGGATGAACGGCCGGCGCCGCATGGCCTGACGCCAGCCGTCACCTCGGACGCGCTGAGCCAGTTCGCCACCAACTTGCGCGAGGCGGCCCTCCGGGCGGCTCCGCTCGGGGCGCAACGGCTCGAGCAATCCCAGTCGTTCCACCAGGCGCTCTTCCGGGGCGAGCTGGAGACGGTGAAGGAGCGGCTGCGCGAGGCCGCCGGGGGGGAGCCCCTGCTGGTGCGCTTCCTGCTGCGCGACGGTGCGCTCCAGGCCTTCCCGTGGGAGGCGCTGTGCGAGCCCCAGACGCAGCTCGGGTTCCTGGGCAACTCGCCGAAGCTGCTGCCGGTCCGAGGCGTGCTCTCGAAGGAGCCGTGGCAGCCCCGCGAGGTGCGTGGAGCGGTGCGGGTGCTGGCCGTCGCGCCGATGCACGAGGGGGCGCTCGCCAGACTGCGCGGTGCACTCAGTGAGAGCATCGACGCGGGCGAGATCGAATGGCTCGAGCCTCTCACCGGCTCGCGCACCCGGAAGAGCTCTCTCCTGGAGCGGTTGAGGAGCGAGCCCATTCCCCACGTCATCCACTTCATCGGCCACGGCGGCGTGCGCAAGGGCCTGCCGTCCCTCCGGCTCGCGGATGACGAGGACGAGGAGTCCTGGGTGGAGGCGGAGCTGCTGGCGCAACAGCTCCAGGCGGGGACGCGCGGATACCTGCGCCTGGTGGTGCTGGAGGCCTGCGAGGGCGCGGCTCCCGGGGAGCAGGCCAGCGCGGCGGAGCTGCTCACGCGGGACGGGGCGGATGCGGTCGTCGCCCACCTCTGGCCCGTGAAGGCCGACGTGGCGGAGCTGTGCTCGAAGACGTTCTACCGGACGCTCACCGGCAGGACGCTTCAGCACGGGGACGTGGCGTTCAGCCTCAACGAGGCCCGGCGGACCGTGCTGACCAGCTTCCAGGGCAGCGCCGAGGCCTTCTCGCCCGTGCTGTACCTGCGGGCGCGCAACTCCATCCTGTTTGACTTCAAGGGCCGGAAGGTCGTGGTGCCTCCGCGAGCCCCAGCGCCTGTGACTCCGGACTCGTGCCGTGAGGTGCCCGCGGCCTTGCGGCAGCTCCTGTCGAGCCGCTTCTCACTGGTGCTGGGTGACCGGTGGATGGACGAGGGCCCGCTGCTGGAGAGCTTCCGCCAGCAACTCCAGACGAAGCTCGTGGCCCGGGCACCGCTCTCCTCTCCCGACGGAGCCCTGAGCACCCTCGCGCAGCACTACGCGCTCCATATTGGAGAGCAGTCGCTGGACTCCGAGTTCAAGAAGGTGTTCCGGGGCGCGGCTCCCGAGTCGCCCCTCGTCGAGGCGCTCGCCCGGCGGCTGCCGCCCGGAGTCCACATCACGCTGATGCGGCGCCCGGTGTTGGAGAACGCGCTGGCGCGGCACCATGCCCGGCAATCCCTCTACCTCGTCCAGCCTCCCCTCCCCGGGTCGGGCGAGGACTCGCCCCTGGTGCTGCGGTACGAGGCGGGCGCGGAGAGCTGGGAGCCAGTCGAGGCGCCCCTGGAGTCGATTGATCCGGAGAGGGATTACGTGGTGCTCCGGCTCTACAGCGGCTACCTGCCCTCGAACGACTACCGCAAGCCGCTGCTCACCGAGGACGACTTCCTGCTGGGAATCCACCTGGGCTCCCTGCTTCCCCCCGTGCTCGCGGACCCGGTGCTGCGCGCGTTGAACAGGCACCCGGCGCTGCTGCTGGGGATGTCCCTGCACACCTGGCATCACCGGATGATGCTCTACCGGCTTTTCGGCAAGCGCCCCCTGCCCATTGGAAGCCTCGTCACCCTGGGGCCCGGAGAGCCAGAGCAGTCCGTGTGGGTGAGCGGCAAGGGCCTGCCGGGCCGGGTGGGCATCCAGGCCATCGAATCGACTCCCACGGAGCTGAGCGTGTGGCTCGATGAGCAGGCTCGGGAGGAGGCGCCATGAGTGGCCGCGTGGATCCCAATCCCTTTCTGGGTCCCCAACCCTACCGGAGCCGTGACAGCGAGCGCTTCCAACGCAAGGAGACCACGCGCCGGCTGCTGAACAGCGTCCTCGCCCACCCGTGCATCACGCTCTTCGGCCCCTCGGGAGCGGGCAAGTCGTCCGTCATGCAGGCGGGAGTCATCCCCGAGCTGCGCAAGGAGGAGCACGACTTCCGCGTCTCCAGTGTCGAGGGGTGGCCGCTGGAGAAGGAGCCCCTGGCGTGGCTGGCCAGGCAGATGTTCTCGGACCTCGAGCTGGGGCCAGTGCCTGGGGACATGCCGCCGGCCGCCCAGCTCTCCGAGGCCCTGCGTCTGGCGGAGCGCCAGTCCGAGCGCCCCCTGCTCATCTACCTGGACCAGCTCGAGCAGCTCTTCCTGGCGGGGCGCGAGCCGAAGCAGGTGGATGCTTTCTTCGAGAGCCTGGACGAGCTCGCCCGCAGGCCCTTCCGCGGGCTGCAGTTGGTGCTGGCGCTGCGCGAGGACTACCTGGGGCGGTTCCGGGACAGGCTGCGCGGGCGGCGGGTGCTGCTGGAGCAGGGGTTCCGGTTGGGTCCCCTCACCGTGGGGGAGATGGTGGAGGTGGCGTGCTGGCTGGCCACCCGAGGCAATCCCGCGCAGCAGTGGGACAGCCAGGAGATGCGGGAGCTGATGCTCCAGGTGCGTCTGCCCGGACAGTCCGAATCGGACACGGCGGAGGTCCAGGCCGCGTTCGCGCAGATTGTCTGCCGGGCGCTCTGGGAGGATCGAAAGCGGAAGGGGCATGTGGCCGGGCCCGTGAAGGCCGAGCCCATCCTGCATCGCTACCTGCAGACGACCTTGAGGGGTCTGGGGCCGCTCCGTGCCGATGCGCGCCGGCTGCTGGAGGAGCACCTGGTTGCCATGGATGGGAGCCGGATGCTGCTGACCGAGAAGCAGGCCCACACGGTGCTGCCGCCCAAGAAGGCGAAGAAGGTGCTGGAGCACCTGGAGCAGGCGGCGGTGCTGCGCGCGGAGGCACACCGGGAGGACCGGTACTTCGAGCTCGGACATGACTGGCTGGCGCGCAAGGTGTTCGAGCTCAAGCAGGAGCGGATGCGGCGCGAGGAGACGGCGCGCAACTTCCAGCGTGAGCGCGCCAAGAGGCGCCGGTTGTTGCTGATGGTGGGTATCTCTACCGGCGTGGCGTTGCTGCTGGTCGGGTTGCTGCTCTGGGCTGTCCTGGCCCAGCGGGAGGCCGTCCGGCAAGCGGAGCGGGCGCACGATCAGTCCGTGATGGTGGGAGTGCGCGAACAGATGGGGCGCCGTCAGTTGGCGCCAGCGATGAAGTTGCTCCTCGAGGTCAAACACCCGGAGACGGTCCGGGGTTGGCGGGCACTGGCAGTGGAGAGCCTCTCGCGAGGTGCTCCCGAAACCACCCTGCACCACGCGGGGCGGGTGCGAGGCGCCGCTTTCAGTCCGGATGGGCAGCGCCTCGTCACCTTTTCGCAAGATGGAACCGTCCAGGTGTGGAGCGCGGATGGAAAGGGCGTCCCCGTCGTCCTCTCGAGAGGGGAGAGCGGGTGTTTGTCCGCCGCCTTCAGCCCGGATGGGCGGCGCATCGTCACCGCCTCGGAGGACGAAACGGTCCGGGTGTGGAGCGCGGAGGGAAAGGGAGAGCCCGTCGTCCTCTCGGGACACACGGGACGGGCCCGATCCGCCGTCTTCAGTCCGGATGGGCAGCGCATCGTCACCGCCTCGGACAAGATCGCCCGGGTGTGGAGCGCCGATGGACGGGGCACCCCCATCGTCCTCTCGGGTCACGAGGGAGGGGTCTTGTCCGCCGCGTTCAGCCCGGATGGGCAGCGCATCGTCACCGCCTCGGAAGACGGAACCGCCCGGGTATGGAGCGCCGATGGAAAGGACGCGCCTGTCATCCTCTCGGGACACGCGGGACGGGTCCGGTCCGCCGCGTTCAGCCCGGATGGGCAGCGCATCGTCACCGGCTCGGATGACAAGACCGCGCGGGTGTGGAGCGCCGATGGACGGGGCTCCCCCATCGTCCTCTCGGGTCACAAGGGGGGCGTCTTGTCCGCCGCCTTCAGCCCGGATGGGCAGCACCTCGTCACCGCCTCGGAAGGCACTGCCCAGGTGTGGAGCGCGGAGGGAAAGGGCGAGCCCGTCGTCCTCTCGGGACACGAGGGATGGGTCATGTCCGCCGCGTTCAGCCCGGATGGGCAGCGCATCGTCACCGCGTCGGACAAGACCGCGCGGGTGTGGAACGCCGATGGGAAGGGCCTGCCCGTTGTCCTCTCGGGGCACGAGGAGAGTGTCTGGTCCGCCGCGTTCAGCCCGGATGGGCGGCGCATCGTCACCGCGTCGGCGGACAAGACCGCCCGGGTGTGGAATGTCGGGAGTCAGGGCCTGCCCGTCATCCTCTCGGGGCATGAGCAGGGCGTCGGGTCCGCCGCCGTCAGCCCCAATGGGCAGCGCATCGTCACCGTGTCGGTGGACAAGACCGCCCGGGTGTGGAGTGCCGACGGAAAGAGCACGCCCCTTGTCCTTTCCGGGCACAAGTATGGCGTCTTGTCCGCCGCGTTCAGCCCGGATGGGCAGCGCCTTGCCACCGCCTCGGAAGATGGAACGGCCCGGGTGTGGAGCGCCGACGGAAAGGGTGAGCCCATCCTCCTCTCGGAGCACAAGTATGGCGTCTGGTCCGTCGCGTTCAGCCCGGATGGGCAGCGCATCGTCACGGCCTCGGCGGACAATACCGCTCGGGTGTGGAGTGCCGATGGGAAGGGCACATCCGTCGTCCTCTCGGGACACGCAGGACGGGTCCGTTCCGCCACGTTCAGCCCGGATGGGCAGCGCATCGTCACCGCCTCGTTGGACAAGACCGCCCGGGTGTGGAGCGCCGATGGAAAGGACAAGCCCATCCTCCTCTCGGGACACGAGGGAGGGGTCTTGTCCGCCGTCTTCAGCCCGGATGGA
The sequence above is drawn from the Archangium gephyra genome and encodes:
- a CDS encoding DUF418 domain-containing protein; this translates as MSFPAMSQPPSAPPAPQAEARPVDASERLALLDVLRGFALCGVFVSNVHMWFSGRAYMTRPQIEAAMASATWVDHTLMYAMGMLVNGKFITIFSFLFGLGFSVQMMRAEARGAAITPLYMRRLVMMFLIGCVHLFGLWLGDILTTYAAIGFALLLFRERQDKTLLIWAALLIFLSIPVVNAAMKYVPMLLSGGAEAGPEAAKAAMERGNQLRAETMKAFSSGTYVEMVRANARHFFGQFLPGLAGFLLPILGRFLLGLMAGRRRLFHDAPQHLAFFRKLLRWSLGMAVIGSVLGLVVQYMMRNKMLDPQSPWMMFFSPVRQLNEMGLAAVYVAGLVLLFQREAWQRRLMVLAPVGRMALTNYLSQTVISLFIYYGIGLGLMGKLSPGASIALTLVIFAMQVVFSHWWLARFRFGPAEWVWRSLTYGKAQPMRQPTVSASAAVTAV
- a CDS encoding nucleotidyltransferase family protein, with the protein product MATSLLDTIRVLASFDPPRGSLRGAPWEEYVDWAIAQGLAPLASYNLQYRMPGADAPEWVRDQLLSIYSGSVNDNVMKLVNFKRCVDELEGRKLLLIGAAAFADTLYPHVAFRPVLEIQMLLRRMDVDGFAGYLAQHEFRPEPEAPAHGAVKVLSDGRTAIHLYADVLGTAGRAEVQGIFERAKPMKMYGPSLFRPDLEDAVLLVCLEQAREGYQVPWLSFVDLRELMTGAKAMGGVYSRPVDVAVLLERAKAWKLERALYTSLSIVAGLFPETAEALKPALPPLRRATRELLERLVVQPASVPGKMSHVRGSERLRRLLTGQ
- a CDS encoding UDP-glucose dehydrogenase family protein, encoding MHIAIIGTGYVGLVAGTCFADSGNDVVCVDIDARKIAQLQAGEIPIYEPGLEELIRKNTRDQRLSFTTELAPAVARSQVVFIAVGTPEGESGEADLQYVLAAAEQVGRAMRQYTVVVDKSTVPVGTADKVREVLARVSEVEFDVVSNPEFLKEGAALDDFLKPDRVVIGAESERARKVMGQLYAPFVRTENPILYMDTRSAELTKYAANAMLATRISFMNDMAALCERVGADVDFVRKGMGADKRIGYPFLFPGVGYGGSCFPKDVKALVAKGRELGMELDLLRAVERTNERQKKLLVQKALKHFGSLEGRTFAVWGLAFKPKTDDMREAPSVEVIEGLLAKGAKVAAHDPVAERTARRVLGDRIRYTTVPYEALEGADALFVVTEWNEFRHPDFERMKALMKSPVIFDGRNIYDPARMRELGFTYMGLGRK
- a CDS encoding CHAT domain-containing protein, whose protein sequence is MPRGGAEPSRQCLDIEIDRSGDEFQVKAMGSRDERPAPHGLTPAVTSDALSQFATNLREAALRAAPLGAQRLEQSQSFHQALFRGELETVKERLREAAGGEPLLVRFLLRDGALQAFPWEALCEPQTQLGFLGNSPKLLPVRGVLSKEPWQPREVRGAVRVLAVAPMHEGALARLRGALSESIDAGEIEWLEPLTGSRTRKSSLLERLRSEPIPHVIHFIGHGGVRKGLPSLRLADDEDEESWVEAELLAQQLQAGTRGYLRLVVLEACEGAAPGEQASAAELLTRDGADAVVAHLWPVKADVAELCSKTFYRTLTGRTLQHGDVAFSLNEARRTVLTSFQGSAEAFSPVLYLRARNSILFDFKGRKVVVPPRAPAPVTPDSCREVPAALRQLLSSRFSLVLGDRWMDEGPLLESFRQQLQTKLVARAPLSSPDGALSTLAQHYALHIGEQSLDSEFKKVFRGAAPESPLVEALARRLPPGVHITLMRRPVLENALARHHARQSLYLVQPPLPGSGEDSPLVLRYEAGAESWEPVEAPLESIDPERDYVVLRLYSGYLPSNDYRKPLLTEDDFLLGIHLGSLLPPVLADPVLRALNRHPALLLGMSLHTWHHRMMLYRLFGKRPLPIGSLVTLGPGEPEQSVWVSGKGLPGRVGIQAIESTPTELSVWLDEQAREEAP
- a CDS encoding WD40 repeat domain-containing protein, with product MSGRVDPNPFLGPQPYRSRDSERFQRKETTRRLLNSVLAHPCITLFGPSGAGKSSVMQAGVIPELRKEEHDFRVSSVEGWPLEKEPLAWLARQMFSDLELGPVPGDMPPAAQLSEALRLAERQSERPLLIYLDQLEQLFLAGREPKQVDAFFESLDELARRPFRGLQLVLALREDYLGRFRDRLRGRRVLLEQGFRLGPLTVGEMVEVACWLATRGNPAQQWDSQEMRELMLQVRLPGQSESDTAEVQAAFAQIVCRALWEDRKRKGHVAGPVKAEPILHRYLQTTLRGLGPLRADARRLLEEHLVAMDGSRMLLTEKQAHTVLPPKKAKKVLEHLEQAAVLRAEAHREDRYFELGHDWLARKVFELKQERMRREETARNFQRERAKRRRLLLMVGISTGVALLLVGLLLWAVLAQREAVRQAERAHDQSVMVGVREQMGRRQLAPAMKLLLEVKHPETVRGWRALAVESLSRGAPETTLHHAGRVRGAAFSPDGQRLVTFSQDGTVQVWSADGKGVPVVLSRGESGCLSAAFSPDGRRIVTASEDETVRVWSAEGKGEPVVLSGHTGRARSAVFSPDGQRIVTASDKIARVWSADGRGTPIVLSGHEGGVLSAAFSPDGQRIVTASEDGTARVWSADGKDAPVILSGHAGRVRSAAFSPDGQRIVTGSDDKTARVWSADGRGSPIVLSGHKGGVLSAAFSPDGQHLVTASEGTAQVWSAEGKGEPVVLSGHEGWVMSAAFSPDGQRIVTASDKTARVWNADGKGLPVVLSGHEESVWSAAFSPDGRRIVTASADKTARVWNVGSQGLPVILSGHEQGVGSAAVSPNGQRIVTVSVDKTARVWSADGKSTPLVLSGHKYGVLSAAFSPDGQRLATASEDGTARVWSADGKGEPILLSEHKYGVWSVAFSPDGQRIVTASADNTARVWSADGKGTSVVLSGHAGRVRSATFSPDGQRIVTASLDKTARVWSADGKDKPILLSGHEGGVLSAVFSPDGQRIVTASVDKTARVWSADGKDKPIVLSGHKGVVRSAVFSPDGQRIVTASDDKTAWVWRAGGRGTHIVLSGHEGIVWSATFSPDGQRIVTASDDKTARVWSADGRGTPIVLSGHEGIVRSAVFSPDGQHIITASDDKTARVWPLAISDISQRLREANRDCLSPELRLTFLGESDSQALRAYEECERSYGRVLPRPPSVAGASVP